TCATTTCCTATGGCCTGCGTGCGTTCACGTTGTTGCTTTAGCGCCACTTCTTCAACATACTGGCGGAGCGGAGTCGCCTTAAAAAATCCCGGCGTGTAGACATCTGGATCAAAAAGATCTCCGCACTTGTCTACCCAACGCTTAAAAAGCGTATCCACTTCGGCAACACGCACCGAATCCAGTTCCAGGAAAAGGCTATCCTTGCCCAAAACCGGCTTGAGCATTTTCTGCACCGCATACTGGGGCGCCGAAAACACGTTCAAGCTATCGATACATTCAATGGCATGCGCCTTGAGTGCCTCGTCATCCATCTTTTCGGCAGCAAAAGCCATCGTGCTAAACAAGGCTACGGAAACGGCAAACTTCAAAAGAAACTTCATCTGTTCTCCTTTTGAAGCCAAATATAATAAACAAAGTAAATATTACAGCGGGAACTTCGGATAGTTTTCGCGCACGTACTTGCTCGGGTAGGCGTTAAAATGCCACCATTCGCTGCCGAGCGGGACCCAGCCCGCCCCGCGCATAATCTTGCGGAGCTTATTGCGGTTATCAACTTGCTGTTGCGTCAAGCGACCGCTCTTTAAAGCTTCCGCTTCGCCGACTTCGCCCGCGCAGCGTTCAAAAGAATCAAAGTCCGTGCCCATGTCAAGCAAGTTGCCATCGGCATCGGTAATGCTTAAGTCAAGCGCCAAGCCAAAGTTATGGAGCCCGCCCGTGGCCGGCGAAGACACGTAAGCCGAATAGGGCGTTCCACGAACCGTCTTCCGCAAAGCCTCCTGCGCATACAATGGTCGCGACGCATCAAAAATCACAAGCGTCGAGCCGGGCATTTCGCGTTCCATCATCTTTACGGCCTTGCGGAGTTTCGCCGCAGCATCCTTATGCACAAAGGCGCGCTGCACGCCACAGTATAAATCATGCCCCGTCACGTTCTCGAAGGTCGCGTAACGCAAGTCCATGCGCACCCCCTTCAGGCGGGTAATTTCAACCATATTGGAATCGTTCGTGGCGAATTCAATCCACTTCTTTACCGAAGAGCAATAACGCAGAGGCTTTTCAGGCTTCGGCGGCACAAACAGAGAATCAGTCTCATGCGCGAAACCGAAAACAATCAACAAAAAAAATGCTGCCAATACATTTTTCATTTTCAAAGCCCAAAGGGAGCAACGCGACCGCGCTCACACCACAAAGCGAAGCGGCCTATTAGATTCCCAGCTGCACTTCGACGCCGAATTGCACGTACAAGCCCATACCCTTAGCCATGAAGGGAACTAAGTCGTAGCCGTCGTTGGAATCGTCGTTATTGTCTTGAGTCACCCAGGAACGTTCACGGCCGTTTTCGCTACCCAAGAACTTCAGGGCATCTACATCGAGGTTTGCAAAGATATTGTCCACTTCCACATAGAAACGGGCACTTCTAAAGAAGGCGTTCTTGCCCACCAAATCCAAGTTCACGCGGGCATCGGTACGGAACATATCCGTAAACTCGTTCAAGTCCTTCAGGCGGCGAGAACCATTGGTATGGTACTTGATATCCGAAGGCATGATCTCGTAGTAGTACAGCGGACGGTGCAGGGCTGCATGGTGAGTCACGATCACCGAGATAATAGAGTCCTTGCGCGGGTAGTAACGGAAGTGAGACAAGATGTCCAAGCGGGAGTTGGCTTCCCAAGGCAGAGAGCTGCCGCCATCCAGTTCGTATTCACCGTAGACGGAACTGATGTTCGATGCCATGGAGAAATGGTGAGAAGTCTTCAATTCAACCGTACCCGAAACACCGGCCACCCAAGCGTAGTCAACGGGAGTCACGTCGTTGTACTGGGCATAAGCCTTGGGCATCGGCAAAAGCGGATCCGGATAGTAACGGCCAAAGCCGGAACCCTGAGCTACCAAGTACTTGGAGTTGTAACCCAGGCCAAGCTTGCCGGACACGCCCGATTCCAGACGACCCTTCAGTTCACCATCGTCGTAATAAGGTTTCCAGTCGCTACGGTAGGCGGCATTGGCCACGAGTCTCCAGTAGGCGGTATCGATACGAGAAAGATTCTGGTCGAAGTCGAGAGAAGCTGTCGGAGCGGCCTTGCCGTTTTCCAAGTCAGCAATGGCACCCACAGAAAGAATCCTCTGAGCGAAATCACTCTGCCAATTCATGCGGCTCACGCCCGACCAAACACCGGCATTGATTTCACCCTTTTCGGTACCACCGAAATCCTGGTACTTGCGTTCTACAAGGTGATGTTCATAGAGCAAGGCATTGCTCAACTTGGCGCCCAAGATATGTCCCTTCTGGTTCTTTTCAAGGCCAGCCGTCAAAGTGGTGTGGGTCATGTCGTAGGCATCGATAAATGTCGCTGCATCCTTGGAGTCAGCTGTGCTGCGGAAACCAGTCGTATCGCGGAGCGTGTCACCCAGTTCTTCGCGGACCACGCCTACATGGCCCGAGATACCGTCGCGGGCGTTATATTCGGCGCCCACCACCAAATACTGTTGCTTGCCTTCGATAATGTCGATGGAGTTCACCTGATCGTACGCAGAAGACGTATCCTGGTGAATGCTGTATTCGTCGGAGCTGTACAAGGTACGCAATGCCCAAGTGTTACCGCTGCTGTCGGAACCGTTGAACTGGGCGTACACATCATAAGCGGACAAGTCGAAGGGGTCCGAAGACTTCACATTGCAATTGTCGACGCAGTCACCGTCACGCTTGCGGAATTCGGTAAAGAACTTTTCGCCCAGGTTCTTGAGCATTTCATCGTCAAGCCTGCGGAATGCAAAGCGGAAACTATCCCAGAAAAGCCACGGAGCATCGACTACGACTTCTTGCAGCGTAATGCCGGCCGTCCCCCTGACACCCCATTCGCCCTTGGTCTGTTCGGGAATGTACTGCACCGAAGTCGCAAGTCCCTGACCGATCGGACCTTCGCCGTAATGGTCGTGAATTTCAATTCCACTCAAGATATGCGGATTCACCACCGAGAGGTTTCCGGGGAAGCCTACATCCAGGTGGCGCATGTTCGGAACACGCAACCGACCCAAGTGGTAAGCCACGTCGCCGGCACGAGAACCTTCATAGTAAAGAGCGCTGCTAAAATCTTTCTGGCCCGAAACACCCGGCATCTGGCTCAAATGTTCCGTCACGTCGAAACGCATACCGGCAGCATCTTCCAGCTTATCCAGATTCACCTTACGTTCAAAGCTCCACTGCACCTTGTCACCACCGCCACCAATCACGGTGCTGGTACCCAAGTTACGTACATCGGAGGTGGTCTGCATGGTAACCACCATGTCGTAAAGGTCCGCAAAATCTTGCAGTTCCACCTGCACGCTATCGAAGCCGTCTTTCTTGAACAACAGGATGGCATTTCTAGAATCCACCGTCAGTTCAAAGCGGCCATCGGAATCAGTCTCGCCCAACTTCTTGCCAGACACATAAGTAATCGCCGCGTTCTTGACGGGCAAATCAGTTTCAGATTCCAGCACCACACCCACAATCAAGGTCGGGGTCGCAGCAAATAGGAACGTCGCAAAGAACAGGACAAAAAGGAGCAGGGAACGAATTCTCATGTTTTTTAAAATAGAAAAATGAACCGTAAAAAATCAAACGGCTATTAGCGAGTAACTATATTTATATATAGTATGCTTGATATCTACCTGGTACAGATGAACGTCGCCGCCAACGACAAAGCCAAAAACTTTGCCAAGGTTCTTGAATTGACCGTCCAGATTCATAAAAATCAGGACGATCCCGTTCCCGGCGTAATCATTCTTCCGGAAATGTTTGCCACGGGGTATTTGCCCCTGCACCCCGAAAGCGCTGCCGAAGATTTTTCCACCAAGGACTCCGGCGAAACCGCAAGCTTTTTATACCAGCTCGCATGCAACACCGGCTGCACCGTCATGGGCGCAGGTATCGCAAAGAACAGCGAACCCGGCAAACAGCTGTTGAACCACAGCAGCGTCTATTTGCCCAGCAACCCTCAAGAATACGCCAGCTACGACAAGCGTCAGCCATTCTTTATGGAGCAAGGGAAATTCAGCGCCGGCGCAAAAGTTAATTTATTCAAAATCGCAAACTGGAATACAGCCGCCACCATTTGCTTTGACTTGCGATTCCCCGAACTTTACCGCGACGCCGTAAAGGCGGGAGCAAGACTCATTACCGTTCAAGCCGCCTGGCCCGCCGCAAGAATTGCACATTGGAAAACCCTGTTGCAGGCCCGCGCTATCGAAGACCAGGTTTATATTGCCGCCGTCAACTGCACCGACAACGCCTTGAATGGCGGTAACTCTATGATAGTCAACCCGAAAGGCGATGTTATGGCTATTGCAGGCCAAGAAGAAGGCATCGTTTCTGCCAGAATCGAATCCGCCCCGCAAGAAGAGTACCGCACCCAATTCCCCGTTTTAAAGGGTATTTTAGTGTAATTTTTATCACACTTCCTTCAAAATTTATAAATGAGCCTAATTCACGAACTATCAACAAGTTAGGCCCAATATACCCGAAAATACGAAAATTTTTGCATTATTTTTGACATTGAAATGTCAGAAATATATTGTATCTTTATCGTAAGAAACTAAAACGTCTAAACGTGTGAGGTAACATATGTCGAACACAAGCAGACTCCAATACGCCAAGGCTCTTATCAAAGCCGGCATCACTCGCGAGCTGATTCTCAAGATCACTTCGATTTCGAGCTATCAGTATTCCCAGATCCAAAGGGAACTCGCTGCATAGGGATTCGCAAATTGCGAATGGTGTTAGTCATTTCAGCACAGCCAGCCACCTCCAACGAGGAAAGGCAGGCTGTGCTTTTTAGTTGCTTTCGCGACGGCTCTCTTTTAATGGAAGCCAAAGACGGCAAGAAGCCGGCGCGTTTTTACCTCAAGCCCGGGGACAAGTTTCCTTGGGACCAGTTTCTGCCTAAGTTGCTTGTCAACTGGCAGCTCAGCGACTACAAGGATATTCCCAAAGAATTCAAGCCGCAAAAAAGGATTCCCGACTTTGTGCTAGAAGGATTCCTGAAGGAACCCCTCGAAGCACAACTCAAAATTCTAGCTACGTTAAGAAGCCAAGGGTATTTTCCGCCATTAAAAGCAAAATGATGTGGAATGTGAGACGTGCGATGATTGAATGCATTTCTGACAAGCGTTGGTTCATGGGCAAAGGCCGCAAGGTCCATTCTATCGAAGAATACGATTCCTTCCCGAGCGGAGGCACAAAAGTTTCGATTGTCGAAGTCCGTTTCGAAAAAGACGAATGCGATTATTACGCCGTTATCGAAGACGAGTCCAAAATGGGCGCAGTACTCGCCGAATATTTCGGTCAAAAATTTCCGAAAGAAACATTGCTGCACGCAAAGCCGCTAAACGCCGAACAAAGCAATTCGGCTTTCTACTCCAAGGGAGAATTTTTCTTCAAGCTGTACCGCCGTTTACAAGTCGGCGAACACCCCGAAGCTGAAATTCTCAAGCACCTGAGCAAAAAAAAGGCAGCGGGATTCCCAAAAATCGCCCCGAATTTCTACGGTGATTTCAGCTACACTAAAGATGGCGAAATGCGCACCCTCGGGATTCTCGAGGAACACATTCCCGACGCAGCAAACGCTTGGGAAATTTTCACCGACGCCCAGAATGTCGACGCGGAATTCTACAAGAAAGCAGCATTTGAACTCGGATGCACCACCACCACCATGCACAAGGCGCTCAAGGATTTAGAAGGCACCGCCCCGCAAGCCGAAGAAGTTCCCTACGACAAACTCATCGGACTTTTGAAGGCGAATGGAAAAGAGAATCTGATTCCTCGCGTAGAAAGCATCAGGTCACGGCAAGTCCGGAATGACAATGCGAGCGCCCTCGTACCGCAGCGCATTCACGGAGATTATCACCTGGGCCAGATGCTTTATAAGGACGGCAAGTTCATCGTGCTGGACTTTGAAGGCGAACCGACCCGTACCCTCGAATTCCGCCGTAGGCTCCGCTCCCCCGCCGCCGACATAGCCGGCATGCTCCGCAGCTTCGCCTATGCCAGCGCCGTCCGCGGCGATAAGGAATTCGAGCAAGTCACGGCCGAAGCCTTTTTGCAAGGCTACAGCCGTGAATCCGGCATTTCCGTACCGCAATTAAAAGAAGAGGCCTCGCCCTATGTACTGGGCAAGGCCATCTACGAAGCTTGTTACGAGCTGGAATTCCGACCCGACTGGTTCTGGATTCCGGAGCGCGCGTTAAAAAACGGATTCTAAAGAATCAGCATTCCGTCACCGTAACTGAAGAGCTTCATCCTGTTTTCGACCGCCATCTTGTAGGCTTCGAGAGTGTTTTCGCGGCCATAGAATGCGGACACCAGCAAGATGAGGCTGCTCTTGGGCCAATGGAAATTGGTCAGCAAGCCATCCACAATCTTGTAGCGGTAACCGGGGTAGAAGAACGCATGGGTCACGCCCTTTTGCGGTTTCAGGAAACCGTTCGCATCGGCAATCGTTTCGATGACGCGAGTACTCGTGGTACCCACCGTTACAATGCGACCGCCGTCGCGCTTTGCTTTGTTGATGATATCGGCGTTTTCAGCAGTGAGCTCGTAATGTTCACCGTGCATCTTGTGCTGCGTAAAGTCTTCCACTGAAATATTCTGGAATGTACCCGGACCCACATGCAGCGTGACTTCGGCAACGTAAACGCCCTTCGCCTTCAAGGCTTCGAGCATTTCTTCGCTAAAGTGAAGGCTAGCCGTCGGAGCAGCCACCGCACCCGAATACTTCGCAAAAATCGTCTGGTAAGCCTTCTTGTCGTCCTCGTCATCGGGGCGGTCAATGTAAGGCGGCAGCGGCACATGGCCTTCGCGATTCATCACCGCTTCGAGTTCCACAGGCGTTACAGCAAAGCGCAGCACGCGAGCGCCGTCTTCCTTGATATCTTCGACAACCGTCTTGACGCCGGCAATATCGAGTTCGCGACCAATCTTGAAAGCCTTGCCCGGACGCACCTGCGCCTCGTATCGTGCCGAGCCGTCTTCGGCAGGAATCAGCGCCTGCACCAGAAGCGTTTCGACTTCGCCGCCGTGCATGGTGTGGCCGTACAATCGAGCCGGAATCACCTTAGTGTTATTCACGACCAGGCAATCACCCGGCTTAAAAAGGTCGACAATTTCAGGAGCCTTCAGAATGTGTCGTTCACCACCATCCTTGGGGCAATGCAAAATACGAGTCTTCCCCTTGCCTGCCGTGCGGCTGGCAATCAGTTCCTTGGGAAATTCAAAATTATAGTCAGAAAGATTATGCGATTCCATTTTAGGCATCCATCTCAGCGAGAGCCTTTTTCAGTAACTTCTTCACGCTTTCCTTAAGCGAGGCAGGTTTTAGAATGCGGACATCAGTCGCAACACCCATCAGCCAGGTTTCAAAATCCGGCGTAATGCGCAGCTTCATGTCAACAATCATATTCTTATTCTTGTCATAGCGCTTTGAAATTTCAGGGAAGAAATGCGAACGTTCAAACTGCGTCTGCAACCACTTCGAAGACGCCTTGATTTCCAAAGAAACATCTTCGGGTGTACTCTGGCTTGCATACTTGCCAAAAGCATACTTGTAATGCAACTTGGCATCAAAATTAAACTTAGGAATGGCGTGATTTGTTTCTGTCACACTTTCGATGCGTTCAAAAACATAATTTTTGAAAATTTGGTTTCCCTTTTCATCGATTTCACCAGCCACCAGGTAAAGCGTGTCTACGCGCATAATCACCTTGACCGGATTCACTTCCTTGATAAACTCATCGGCATCCGTATGGCCCTTGCCAGAGGGGCGGTAATGAATCTTGATGGAAAAACCATCATGAATGGCCTTGAGCACGCGATTGACCATGGTATCCTGCAGCCTGTCATCGCTGAAGGGACCGTAATCCAGGACATAATCCGGGTCCGTCGAAATCGCCTCGGGCTTGAAATCTTCGGGATTCGTGGTCTGCATGGTCTTGATGACCTTATCCAGAAGCTTGACCGTCTTGATATCGGGAGCAGAACTCGTCGGCAGATTCTTCTTGATTTTTTCAAGCTGCTTTACGACTTCCTGGTTGAAATTCGCTTCTTTTTCAGTCTGGATAATGTA
Above is a window of Fibrobacter sp. UWT2 DNA encoding:
- a CDS encoding M15 family metallopeptidase, whose amino-acid sequence is MKNVLAAFFLLIVFGFAHETDSLFVPPKPEKPLRYCSSVKKWIEFATNDSNMVEITRLKGVRMDLRYATFENVTGHDLYCGVQRAFVHKDAAAKLRKAVKMMEREMPGSTLVIFDASRPLYAQEALRKTVRGTPYSAYVSSPATGGLHNFGLALDLSITDADGNLLDMGTDFDSFERCAGEVGEAEALKSGRLTQQQVDNRNKLRKIMRGAGWVPLGSEWWHFNAYPSKYVRENYPKFPL
- a CDS encoding nitrilase-related carbon-nitrogen hydrolase translates to MLDIYLVQMNVAANDKAKNFAKVLELTVQIHKNQDDPVPGVIILPEMFATGYLPLHPESAAEDFSTKDSGETASFLYQLACNTGCTVMGAGIAKNSEPGKQLLNHSSVYLPSNPQEYASYDKRQPFFMEQGKFSAGAKVNLFKIANWNTAATICFDLRFPELYRDAVKAGARLITVQAAWPAARIAHWKTLLQARAIEDQVYIAAVNCTDNALNGGNSMIVNPKGDVMAIAGQEEGIVSARIESAPQEEYRTQFPVLKGILV
- a CDS encoding phosphotransferase; the encoded protein is MIECISDKRWFMGKGRKVHSIEEYDSFPSGGTKVSIVEVRFEKDECDYYAVIEDESKMGAVLAEYFGQKFPKETLLHAKPLNAEQSNSAFYSKGEFFFKLYRRLQVGEHPEAEILKHLSKKKAAGFPKIAPNFYGDFSYTKDGEMRTLGILEEHIPDAANAWEIFTDAQNVDAEFYKKAAFELGCTTTTMHKALKDLEGTAPQAEEVPYDKLIGLLKANGKENLIPRVESIRSRQVRNDNASALVPQRIHGDYHLGQMLYKDGKFIVLDFEGEPTRTLEFRRRLRSPAADIAGMLRSFAYASAVRGDKEFEQVTAEAFLQGYSRESGISVPQLKEEASPYVLGKAIYEACYELEFRPDWFWIPERALKNGF
- the queA gene encoding tRNA preQ1(34) S-adenosylmethionine ribosyltransferase-isomerase QueA; translation: MESHNLSDYNFEFPKELIASRTAGKGKTRILHCPKDGGERHILKAPEIVDLFKPGDCLVVNNTKVIPARLYGHTMHGGEVETLLVQALIPAEDGSARYEAQVRPGKAFKIGRELDIAGVKTVVEDIKEDGARVLRFAVTPVELEAVMNREGHVPLPPYIDRPDDEDDKKAYQTIFAKYSGAVAAPTASLHFSEEMLEALKAKGVYVAEVTLHVGPGTFQNISVEDFTQHKMHGEHYELTAENADIINKAKRDGGRIVTVGTTSTRVIETIADANGFLKPQKGVTHAFFYPGYRYKIVDGLLTNFHWPKSSLILLVSAFYGRENTLEAYKMAVENRMKLFSYGDGMLIL
- a CDS encoding YafY family protein; this encodes MATGYEKINAIKGKLKVKQTVNDLARLMNCGPRTIFRHLEVINEENCGLRKFKENGETYYIIQTEKEANFNQEVVKQLEKIKKNLPTSSAPDIKTVKLLDKVIKTMQTTNPEDFKPEAISTDPDYVLDYGPFSDDRLQDTMVNRVLKAIHDGFSIKIHYRPSGKGHTDADEFIKEVNPVKVIMRVDTLYLVAGEIDEKGNQIFKNYVFERIESVTETNHAIPKFNFDAKLHYKYAFGKYASQSTPEDVSLEIKASSKWLQTQFERSHFFPEISKRYDKNKNMIVDMKLRITPDFETWLMGVATDVRILKPASLKESVKKLLKKALAEMDA